A stretch of the Enterobacteriaceae bacterium ESL0689 genome encodes the following:
- a CDS encoding autotransporter outer membrane beta-barrel domain-containing protein gives MNKVYKVIWNAANQCSVVVSELRKNKSCTSMKSTALAAAVLLLPLPALAVINVNNPVNITTDKQTDQEVRINHGGHVNISNGANVSVIVPNISKRFWLYGASGLTVSGTGTYFYLNNSIDMRKQGSAAPTLTVDDGAIIDAYRILSDAESTIKISNHSQVIARDSDLARGDITVSSGSKLYTKYYIMNDDKAKLTITGNDSELKIDAGEDIRLGYASGAANATLADHGQMTTDIGVYLNYFGTVADQKNVTLTIGGGSHIAPGVVNAPWVWFGSPDHQNTTDTRLIFNHSATDYAFAPDLKGKGHLQFINGITQLSGDSHDFSGVVDIDNNGVATVTSNNSLGSAVINHDGTLQFAMDGTSSFDNQVVGSGKTNALSGTTLLNWDNSLYDGTLEIAAPARVNIPDESKLANSMVINHGTLGIQSQADMAFHTNLNGNGFLNVDTYGHAFTFDTNTRVDNTLALYNSTFDLNSAHSRVLSHGGLQAGRGSVITVSGGTQTIDRLSFDGGTINFGTVLPSQHHSDNMIHVTGDLDLSGDGIVQVDVSGSIQALPHNVNTAVSLMEQDDENASIQLVSVTGGNVVATGGALKLQNHTGQLITDKVYHDVLQYGQQVAEATYDYRLTSGENDDGLYIGYGLTQVELLENGANALILNAAGKTGSGAELSALLTGTGDLAISSAQGETVTLSNHNNDYTGITDIRSGDLQMDDHNVLGKTSEVRLNALSGLDMNGHSQTIGKLTAAADSRLNLNGGALTLTHGGTAEGQLSGGGKLNVNGGILEISGANSNLTANTTIADQATVQLNNILGLGTGGINNGGTLAMNHISGILDNALSGGGVVTLTGSNAVLTGNNRHFSGQFNVDNSSAMTVSEGDNLGKGSVYNQGTLVLNSDTDWQLDNAITGNGTVRKTGAGVLTVDHQAAWNGETHIEQGTLKLGSEDSPVMLSSSQVNIAAQGTLTGFGGVAGNLKNSGTIVTSKVQPISGGGVAGRGATHQYSGNQLVVMGNYIGDNGHLVMNATLDGNNTVTDKLIVHGNTSGKTFVSVNHMGGTGKPSLNGIELVYVNGLSNGEFIQNGRITAGAYDYTLQRGLGANHNHWYLNSGQHITVPGTGGTDGISGGGTGGTGGISGDGTGGTGGVSGGGAGGTGGTGGTGGVSGGGTGGASDSTGGSSAQVPAGSSQNNNIRPEAGNYNANLAAANTLFVTRLDDRGGKTRYTDAISGQQKETSLWMRHSGGHTHWKDGNSQIKNQSNRYVVQLGGDLLQGSSNGTDGWHFGVMGGYGTEHSHAESSRTGYRAKGSVRGYNTGVNASWYADEATRRGAYVDSWVQYSWFDNSVKGDGLQGESYHSKGMTASVETGYSVQAGSFTGSHGGINEWYIQPQAQAVWMGVKADDHREQNGTRIKGQGDGNIRTRLGVKSWISSQHQTEAGTTQEFKPFVEVNWLHNTRSFSTRMDNVSIRQQGTRDSGEIRTGVEGQVTSRLNVSGNVGVQIGDKGYNDTAAMLNVKYSF, from the coding sequence ATGAACAAGGTTTATAAAGTTATCTGGAACGCGGCTAATCAATGTAGTGTCGTGGTCTCAGAGCTTAGAAAAAATAAATCATGCACCAGTATGAAAAGTACTGCACTGGCTGCCGCAGTTTTATTGCTGCCCTTGCCGGCGCTTGCGGTGATAAATGTTAACAATCCGGTAAATATTACCACCGATAAGCAGACTGATCAGGAAGTCAGAATTAATCATGGAGGCCATGTCAATATTTCTAATGGCGCAAATGTCTCTGTGATTGTCCCGAATATCAGTAAACGATTCTGGTTATATGGTGCAAGCGGATTGACCGTGTCGGGCACCGGTACCTATTTTTATCTTAACAATAGTATAGATATGCGTAAGCAAGGCAGTGCTGCTCCCACTTTGACGGTCGATGATGGTGCAATTATTGATGCTTATCGGATATTAAGCGATGCTGAGTCAACAATAAAAATCAGCAATCATTCTCAGGTCATTGCCAGAGATAGTGATCTTGCCCGTGGTGATATTACCGTTTCCAGCGGCAGTAAGCTTTATACCAAATATTACATTATGAATGACGATAAAGCAAAATTAACCATCACCGGCAACGACAGCGAATTAAAGATCGATGCCGGGGAAGATATTCGTCTGGGATATGCCTCTGGTGCCGCCAACGCGACCCTCGCTGATCATGGACAGATGACGACAGATATCGGCGTATATCTTAATTATTTTGGTACTGTCGCTGATCAGAAAAATGTCACGCTGACGATTGGCGGCGGAAGTCATATTGCTCCCGGGGTGGTCAATGCGCCCTGGGTCTGGTTTGGCTCACCAGATCACCAGAATACCACCGATACCAGACTGATATTCAATCACTCTGCTACGGATTATGCTTTTGCCCCGGACTTAAAAGGCAAAGGGCATCTGCAGTTCATTAATGGTATCACTCAGCTTAGTGGCGATAGTCACGACTTCTCCGGTGTGGTGGATATCGATAACAATGGCGTTGCCACGGTAACCAGCAACAATAGCCTCGGCAGCGCAGTGATTAATCACGATGGTACTTTGCAGTTTGCGATGGATGGCACATCCTCGTTTGATAATCAAGTGGTGGGTAGCGGCAAAACGAATGCACTCAGCGGTACCACGCTCCTGAACTGGGATAATAGTCTATACGACGGTACTCTTGAAATCGCGGCACCTGCACGGGTTAATATTCCTGATGAGAGTAAACTCGCTAACAGCATGGTTATCAATCATGGCACGCTGGGGATACAAAGCCAGGCTGATATGGCATTCCATACCAACCTTAATGGCAACGGTTTTCTCAATGTTGACACCTACGGCCATGCCTTTACTTTTGATACCAATACGCGGGTTGATAATACACTGGCGCTGTATAACAGCACCTTTGATCTCAACAGCGCGCATAGCCGTGTTCTCAGTCATGGTGGTTTGCAGGCGGGAAGGGGCAGTGTGATCACTGTCAGTGGTGGCACTCAGACCATTGACCGGCTCTCTTTTGATGGTGGCACCATCAATTTTGGAACGGTGCTGCCCAGCCAGCATCACAGCGATAACATGATCCATGTGACCGGCGATCTGGATCTCAGTGGTGACGGTATCGTGCAGGTTGATGTCTCCGGCAGCATACAGGCCCTGCCACATAATGTGAATACGGCCGTTTCCCTGATGGAGCAGGATGATGAAAATGCGTCCATTCAGCTGGTTTCTGTCACCGGTGGCAATGTGGTCGCCACGGGGGGAGCCCTGAAGCTACAGAACCATACAGGACAACTTATTACCGACAAGGTGTATCATGATGTTCTGCAATACGGGCAACAAGTGGCCGAAGCAACGTATGACTACCGTTTAACTTCGGGCGAAAATGACGATGGTCTGTATATCGGTTATGGATTAACCCAGGTTGAGCTGCTGGAGAACGGTGCCAATGCCCTTATCCTGAATGCAGCGGGTAAAACCGGCAGCGGTGCCGAGCTTAGCGCCCTGCTTACCGGAACCGGCGATCTGGCCATTAGCAGCGCACAGGGTGAGACGGTGACGCTCTCCAACCATAATAATGACTATACCGGTATCACTGATATTCGTAGTGGTGACCTGCAAATGGACGACCATAACGTACTTGGTAAAACCAGTGAAGTGCGTCTGAATGCGCTGAGCGGGCTGGATATGAATGGTCACAGCCAGACAATCGGTAAACTGACGGCAGCTGCAGATTCACGGCTGAATCTGAATGGGGGTGCCCTGACCCTGACGCATGGCGGTACAGCAGAGGGGCAGTTAAGTGGCGGCGGTAAACTGAATGTCAATGGCGGCATCCTCGAAATCTCGGGTGCTAACAGTAACCTGACGGCCAATACCACGATTGCAGATCAGGCAACAGTACAGCTTAATAATATACTCGGTCTCGGCACGGGTGGCATTAATAATGGCGGAACACTGGCGATGAATCATATTTCCGGCATCCTCGATAATGCACTGAGTGGTGGTGGTGTTGTCACCCTGACGGGCAGCAATGCCGTCCTGACCGGTAATAATCGTCACTTTTCTGGTCAATTCAACGTGGACAATAGTTCTGCGATGACCGTATCAGAGGGTGACAACCTGGGTAAAGGCAGTGTCTATAATCAGGGTACACTGGTATTGAACAGTGATACCGACTGGCAGCTTGATAATGCGATCACCGGTAACGGTACTGTGCGTAAAACCGGGGCCGGGGTGCTGACCGTTGACCATCAGGCGGCATGGAACGGAGAGACCCATATCGAGCAAGGCACCCTGAAGCTGGGCAGTGAGGATTCTCCGGTGATGCTCTCCAGCTCACAGGTGAATATCGCGGCTCAGGGCACGCTGACAGGCTTTGGTGGTGTCGCGGGCAACCTGAAAAACAGCGGAACCATTGTGACCAGTAAAGTACAGCCGATCTCTGGTGGTGGCGTGGCTGGCCGGGGAGCGACACATCAGTATTCCGGTAATCAGCTGGTGGTGATGGGTAACTATATCGGTGATAATGGTCATCTGGTCATGAACGCCACGCTGGATGGAAATAATACCGTCACAGATAAACTGATTGTCCACGGCAACACCAGCGGTAAGACGTTTGTCAGCGTCAATCATATGGGGGGCACTGGTAAACCGTCGCTCAATGGGATCGAGCTGGTGTATGTTAATGGTCTGTCGAACGGAGAGTTTATCCAGAATGGTCGTATTACTGCTGGCGCGTATGACTATACTCTCCAGCGTGGTCTGGGAGCAAACCATAATCACTGGTATCTGAACAGTGGTCAACATATCACGGTGCCAGGCACAGGTGGTACCGATGGCATAAGCGGTGGTGGCACTGGTGGTACAGGCGGCATAAGTGGCGACGGTACAGGTGGTACCGGCGGCGTAAGCGGTGGTGGCGCTGGTGGTACTGGCGGTACAGGTGGTACAGGCGGCGTAAGCGGTGGCGGAACAGGCGGTGCCAGCGATAGTACCGGTGGATCGTCCGCTCAGGTTCCGGCAGGCAGTAGCCAGAATAATAATATACGTCCGGAAGCAGGCAACTATAATGCTAACCTCGCGGCAGCGAATACCCTGTTTGTCACTCGTCTGGATGATCGTGGTGGTAAAACGCGCTATACCGATGCGATCAGCGGTCAACAGAAAGAAACCAGCCTGTGGATGCGTCACTCAGGCGGACATACGCACTGGAAGGATGGCAACAGCCAGATAAAAAACCAGAGTAATCGCTATGTTGTGCAGCTGGGCGGCGATCTCCTGCAGGGGAGCAGCAACGGTACCGATGGCTGGCATTTTGGTGTGATGGGTGGTTATGGCACCGAACACAGCCATGCTGAGTCATCGCGGACGGGCTATCGGGCAAAAGGCAGCGTCCGTGGCTACAACACGGGTGTCAATGCGAGCTGGTATGCGGATGAGGCCACGCGCCGTGGTGCCTATGTCGATAGCTGGGTACAGTACAGCTGGTTTGATAACTCGGTGAAAGGCGATGGCTTACAGGGTGAGTCTTATCACTCCAAAGGAATGACGGCGTCAGTCGAAACCGGTTACAGTGTACAGGCAGGAAGCTTTACCGGCAGTCACGGTGGTATCAATGAATGGTACATTCAGCCACAGGCACAAGCGGTGTGGATGGGCGTAAAAGCAGATGATCATCGTGAGCAAAACGGCACTCGGATTAAAGGGCAGGGTGATGGCAATATCCGCACTCGTCTGGGGGTAAAAAGCTGGATTAGCAGCCAGCATCAGACA
- the panC gene encoding pantoate--beta-alanine ligase produces the protein MLIIESQPLLRQHIRRLRLEGKRIALVPTMGNLHDGHMQLVNTAKASADVVVVSIFVNPMQFDRPEDLARYPHTLQQDYELLSKRKVDIVFAPAAAEIYPHGMKDHTAVDVPGLSTLLEGACRPGHFRGVTTIVSKLFNLVQPDVACFGEKDFQQLALIRKMVADMGYDIDIIGVPIVRAKDGLALSSRNGYLTSEQRKIAPELYKVLSDAAVRFAKGEQHPDEIIAHAEQALNDKGFRADDIQIRDADTLQALNENSRRAVILMAAWLGQARLIDNKLVELN, from the coding sequence GTGTTGATTATTGAATCCCAGCCGCTGTTGCGGCAGCATATCCGGCGTTTACGCCTGGAGGGCAAGCGTATTGCGCTGGTTCCGACGATGGGAAATCTGCATGATGGCCACATGCAGCTGGTTAACACAGCCAAAGCCAGTGCCGATGTGGTAGTCGTGTCAATCTTCGTTAATCCGATGCAATTTGATCGTCCTGAAGATTTAGCGCGTTACCCCCATACCTTGCAGCAGGATTATGAACTACTCAGCAAGCGCAAAGTGGATATCGTTTTTGCGCCTGCCGCAGCGGAAATTTATCCGCATGGCATGAAAGATCACACCGCGGTTGATGTGCCCGGACTGTCAACCCTGCTGGAGGGGGCCTGCCGTCCAGGTCACTTCCGTGGCGTCACCACTATCGTAAGCAAGCTGTTTAATCTGGTACAACCCGATGTCGCTTGTTTTGGCGAGAAGGATTTTCAGCAGCTGGCGCTGATCCGTAAAATGGTTGCCGATATGGGTTATGATATTGACATCATCGGTGTCCCCATTGTTCGCGCGAAAGATGGTCTGGCGCTCAGCTCACGAAATGGTTATCTGACCAGCGAACAGCGTAAAATCGCCCCAGAGTTGTATAAAGTGCTGAGCGATGCCGCCGTCCGTTTTGCGAAGGGGGAGCAGCATCCCGATGAGATAATCGCCCATGCTGAACAGGCACTCAATGACAAAGGTTTCCGTGCTGACGATATTCAGATCCGCGATGCCGACACACTTCAGGCGCTCAACGAAAACAGCCGGCGTGCGGTGATCCTGATGGCGGCGTGGTTAGGGCAGGCACGTTTAATCGATAATAAGCTTGTTGAGCTGAACTAA
- the panB gene encoding 3-methyl-2-oxobutanoate hydroxymethyltransferase has protein sequence MQATTIAVLQKYKQEKKRFAAITAYDYSFARLFADEGINVMLVGDSLGMTIQGHDSTLPVTVEDIVYHTRAVRRGAPYCLLLADLPFMAYATPEESFHHAAAVMRAGANMVKLEGGAWLTSTVKKLVERAVPVCGHLGLTPQSVNVLGGYKVQGRGEAAQGLLDDALALEAAGVCMLVLECVPRALAKRISEALSIPVIGIGAGNVTDGQILVMHDAFGITGGHVPKFAKNFLAEAGDIRAAVRQYIAEVESGCYPGEEHSFH, from the coding sequence ATGCAAGCCACCACTATCGCTGTACTACAAAAATATAAACAGGAAAAGAAACGTTTTGCCGCCATCACGGCCTATGACTACAGTTTTGCCAGACTGTTTGCCGATGAAGGTATTAACGTGATGCTGGTCGGTGACTCTCTGGGGATGACCATTCAGGGGCATGACTCCACTTTGCCGGTGACCGTCGAGGATATCGTCTATCACACCCGGGCAGTACGCCGTGGTGCGCCTTATTGTCTGTTACTCGCCGATCTCCCGTTTATGGCTTATGCCACCCCGGAAGAGAGCTTTCATCATGCCGCGGCGGTAATGCGTGCGGGTGCCAATATGGTTAAGCTGGAGGGTGGCGCATGGCTGACCAGCACGGTGAAAAAGCTGGTCGAACGGGCGGTGCCTGTCTGCGGTCATCTTGGCCTGACGCCTCAGTCGGTCAATGTGTTAGGCGGCTATAAGGTACAGGGGCGAGGTGAAGCGGCACAGGGGCTGCTGGATGACGCACTGGCGCTGGAAGCGGCGGGGGTCTGCATGCTGGTACTGGAGTGCGTGCCGCGGGCACTGGCGAAGCGTATTAGCGAAGCGCTCTCTATTCCGGTTATCGGTATTGGTGCCGGTAATGTCACTGATGGTCAGATCCTTGTCATGCATGATGCTTTTGGCATCACGGGCGGCCATGTTCCTAAATTTGCCAAAAATTTCCTGGCTGAAGCGGGTGATATCCGTGCTGCGGTGCGGCAATATATCGCTGAGGTCGAATCAGGGTGTTATCCAGGTGAAGAACATAGTTTTCATTAA
- the folK gene encoding 2-amino-4-hydroxy-6-hydroxymethyldihydropteridine diphosphokinase, which yields MTRAFIAIGSNLASPRDQVNAAITALTAIPQSRMIAVSSFYRTPPLGPQNQPDYLNAVVALETELRAEILLDNTQRIEQQQGRERKAERWGPRTLDLDILLFGDEVINSARLTVPHYDMKNRGFMLWPLFEIAPELHFPDGTALRTVLARLATPKPALW from the coding sequence ATGACCCGCGCTTTCATTGCGATAGGCAGTAATCTGGCCTCACCGCGAGATCAGGTCAACGCGGCGATAACCGCACTGACGGCCATCCCGCAAAGCCGGATGATCGCCGTCTCCTCCTTTTATCGCACACCGCCACTGGGGCCACAGAATCAGCCCGATTATCTCAATGCGGTGGTGGCGCTGGAAACGGAACTGCGCGCTGAAATATTGCTGGATAATACCCAGCGGATTGAGCAACAACAGGGGCGCGAACGCAAAGCCGAACGCTGGGGGCCGCGCACCCTTGATCTCGATATTCTGTTGTTTGGCGATGAGGTCATTAACAGTGCCCGTCTGACTGTGCCCCATTATGATATGAAAAACCGGGGATTTATGTTGTGGCCACTGTTCGAAATCGCCCCTGAGCTTCATTTTCCGGATGGAACAGCCTTACGGACGGTGCTGGCCCGGCTGGCAACCCCGAAACCGGCGCTCTGGTAA
- the pcnB gene encoding polynucleotide adenylyltransferase PcnB, producing the protein MFTRVANFCRKVLSRDEREKETFSEQSSITVIPREQHTISRKDISDNALKVLYRLNKAGYEAYLVGGGVRDLLIGKKPKDFDVTTNATPDQIRQLFRNCRLVGRRFRLAHIMFGPEIIEVATFRGHHEGHTNDRATSQRGQSGMLLRDNIFGSIEEDAQRRDFTINSLYYSIADFTVRDYIGGIKDLEAGIIRLIGDPETRYREDPVRMLRAVRFAAKLGMRISPETSQPVPRLAGLLHDVPPARLFEEVLKLLQTGYGYETYLLLRQYHLFAPLFPLLSRYFTEQGDSPMERIISQVLQNTDKRIHNDMRVNPAFLFAALFWYPLLEIAQKYAQESGLTYHDAFALAINDVLDEACRTLAIPKRITTLTRDIWQLQFRLSRRQGKRAWKLLEHPKFRAAYDLLELRASAEKNSELLRLAQWWGEFQVAAPPEQKAMIQTLDHDAPPQRRYRRPRKRTPRQGSV; encoded by the coding sequence ATTTTTACCCGAGTCGCTAACTTTTGCCGTAAGGTGTTAAGCCGTGATGAGCGAGAAAAAGAAACCTTTTCTGAACAATCATCTATAACGGTTATCCCGCGCGAACAGCATACTATTTCGCGTAAAGATATCAGTGATAACGCGCTCAAAGTGCTCTATCGATTGAATAAGGCAGGTTATGAAGCCTATCTCGTGGGCGGTGGGGTGCGCGATCTGCTGATCGGCAAAAAACCAAAAGATTTCGACGTGACAACCAATGCCACTCCCGATCAAATACGTCAGCTCTTCCGGAACTGTCGACTGGTCGGACGCCGCTTTCGCCTGGCGCATATTATGTTTGGCCCGGAAATTATCGAAGTCGCCACCTTTCGTGGTCATCACGAAGGTCATACTAATGATCGCGCGACATCACAGCGCGGCCAGAGCGGTATGCTGCTGCGTGACAATATTTTCGGCTCCATTGAAGAGGATGCCCAGCGGCGCGATTTTACTATTAATAGCCTCTATTATAGTATCGCCGACTTTACGGTTCGCGATTACATCGGCGGAATAAAAGATCTCGAAGCGGGCATTATCCGGCTGATCGGCGATCCGGAAACCCGCTATCGTGAAGATCCGGTACGTATGTTACGTGCGGTGCGCTTCGCCGCGAAACTGGGGATGCGTATCAGCCCGGAAACCTCACAGCCTGTGCCGCGCCTGGCGGGATTACTCCATGATGTGCCACCCGCCCGTCTGTTTGAAGAGGTGCTGAAACTGCTGCAGACCGGTTATGGCTATGAAACCTATCTGCTGTTGCGTCAGTATCATCTGTTCGCACCGCTGTTTCCCCTGCTGAGCCGCTATTTTACCGAGCAGGGCGATAGCCCGATGGAGCGCATTATCAGTCAGGTGTTACAGAATACCGATAAACGTATCCACAATGATATGCGCGTTAATCCGGCGTTTCTGTTCGCAGCTCTGTTCTGGTATCCGTTACTGGAGATAGCACAAAAATATGCCCAGGAGAGTGGCCTGACCTACCATGACGCTTTCGCACTGGCGATCAATGACGTGCTCGATGAAGCCTGCCGGACGCTGGCGATTCCGAAACGGATAACCACCCTGACCCGCGATATCTGGCAGCTACAATTCCGCTTATCGCGCCGTCAGGGGAAACGTGCCTGGAAACTGCTGGAGCATCCGAAATTCCGCGCCGCCTATGATCTGCTTGAACTGCGAGCCAGTGCGGAAAAAAACAGTGAACTGTTGCGACTGGCCCAATGGTGGGGTGAGTTCCAGGTTGCCGCACCGCCGGAGCAGAAAGCGATGATCCAGACCCTGGATCATGACGCGCCTCCCCAGCGCCGCTATCGTCGTCCGCGTAAGCGCACACCACGCCAGGGGAGCGTATGA
- the gluQRS gene encoding tRNA glutamyl-Q(34) synthetase GluQRS → MNDARYTGRFAPSPSGELHFGSLISALGSYLQARAHHGIWRVRIEDIDPPREVAGAASTILHQLEHYGLHWDGEVLWQSQRHDAYRERLAWLQQQGLCYRCDCSRARIQAIGGIYDGHCRDLPPLNRPGAWRLRQTQPVDHFYDQLRGTQRVSESQAAEDFIIHRRDGLFAYNLAVVTDDHFQGITEVMRGADLISATVRQIALYHHFGWQAPAYLHLPLARDEQGNKLSKQNHAPALATGDPRPDLVRALAFLNQTIVAEWQALTVEQLLASAVANWSVEKIRHSQIMLAEL, encoded by the coding sequence ATGAATGACGCACGCTATACAGGCCGTTTTGCCCCTTCTCCCTCGGGCGAACTTCACTTTGGTTCCTTAATTTCCGCGCTCGGTAGCTATCTCCAGGCGCGTGCTCATCATGGCATCTGGCGGGTGAGAATCGAGGATATCGATCCCCCGCGCGAGGTGGCGGGCGCGGCCAGTACTATTTTGCATCAGTTAGAACATTATGGTTTACACTGGGATGGTGAAGTATTGTGGCAATCACAGCGTCATGATGCCTACCGTGAGCGGCTCGCCTGGCTACAACAACAGGGATTGTGCTATCGCTGTGACTGTTCCCGTGCCCGGATTCAGGCTATCGGTGGTATTTATGATGGTCATTGTCGCGACTTACCACCGCTGAACCGTCCTGGGGCCTGGCGTTTGCGTCAGACACAGCCGGTTGACCATTTTTATGACCAGTTGCGCGGCACGCAACGCGTCAGTGAGTCGCAGGCGGCGGAAGATTTCATTATTCATCGCCGTGATGGCCTGTTTGCTTATAATCTGGCGGTAGTGACAGATGATCATTTTCAGGGGATAACCGAAGTGATGCGTGGCGCTGATCTGATCTCCGCCACCGTGCGACAGATCGCGCTGTATCATCATTTTGGCTGGCAGGCGCCTGCTTATCTTCATTTGCCGCTGGCGCGCGATGAGCAGGGGAATAAACTCTCGAAACAAAATCATGCGCCAGCACTCGCCACCGGTGATCCGCGTCCGGATCTGGTTCGCGCGCTCGCCTTTCTTAATCAGACGATCGTCGCAGAGTGGCAAGCGCTAACGGTTGAGCAGTTACTTGCCAGTGCGGTAGCGAACTGGAGTGTCGAAAAAATCCGTCATTCTCAAATCATGCTTGCTGAGCTATGA
- the dksA gene encoding RNA polymerase-binding protein DksA yields MQEGQNRKTSSLSILAIAGVEPYQEKPGEEYMNEAQLAHFKRILEAWRNQLRDEVNRTVTHMQDEAANFPDPVDRAAQEEEFSLELRNRDRERKLIKKIEKTLKKVEDEDFGFCESCGIEIGIRRLEARPTADLCIDCKTLAEIREKQMAG; encoded by the coding sequence ATGCAAGAAGGGCAAAACCGTAAAACATCGTCCCTGAGTATTCTCGCCATCGCTGGGGTGGAGCCGTATCAAGAGAAACCCGGTGAAGAGTATATGAACGAAGCCCAGCTAGCGCACTTCAAACGTATTCTTGAAGCCTGGCGCAATCAGCTCAGGGATGAAGTTAATCGTACTGTCACACATATGCAGGATGAGGCTGCTAACTTTCCGGACCCGGTAGACCGTGCCGCGCAGGAAGAGGAGTTCAGTCTCGAACTGCGTAATCGTGACCGCGAACGTAAATTAATCAAGAAAATTGAAAAAACACTGAAGAAAGTCGAGGACGAAGATTTCGGTTTCTGTGAATCCTGCGGTATCGAAATTGGTATTCGTCGCCTTGAAGCACGCCCCACTGCGGATCTGTGCATCGACTGCAAAACGCTGGCGGAAATTCGCGAAAAACAGATGGCCGGTTAA
- the sfsA gene encoding DNA/RNA nuclease SfsA — MQFDPPLHSARLLKRYKRFLADVVTDDGQTLTLHCPNTGAMTGCATPGDIVWYSTSSNPRRQYPCSWELTQTQGGALICVNTLRANTLAKEAILAGNIPPLSGYNRLKTEVKYGEEQSRIDLLLQGDDRQNCYVEVKSVTLAEAGHGYFPDAVSERGQKHLRELMHIVATGQRAVMLFVVLHSAIDRFSPAHHIDARYGRLLMEAQSKGVEILAYKAQLSTTMMTLNKPLIVALTHGQ, encoded by the coding sequence ATGCAGTTCGATCCTCCCTTACATTCCGCCCGTTTACTGAAACGTTATAAACGTTTTCTGGCGGATGTCGTCACCGACGATGGCCAGACGCTGACATTACACTGTCCGAATACCGGTGCAATGACGGGCTGCGCTACCCCCGGCGATATCGTCTGGTACTCCACCTCCAGCAATCCCCGTCGGCAATATCCCTGTAGCTGGGAACTGACGCAAACCCAGGGCGGGGCGCTTATCTGCGTTAATACGCTACGGGCGAACACGCTGGCAAAAGAGGCGATTCTGGCCGGGAATATCCCGCCGCTTTCAGGCTATAACAGATTGAAAACGGAAGTGAAATATGGCGAGGAACAGAGCCGTATCGATCTTTTATTGCAAGGTGATGATCGGCAAAATTGTTATGTTGAAGTAAAATCGGTCACCCTGGCCGAAGCGGGGCACGGTTATTTCCCCGATGCGGTCAGTGAGCGTGGCCAGAAGCATTTGCGTGAGCTTATGCATATCGTGGCAACAGGTCAGCGGGCGGTGATGTTATTCGTGGTGCTGCATTCGGCGATTGATCGTTTTTCACCCGCACATCATATCGATGCTCGCTATGGGCGGCTGTTAATGGAAGCGCAAAGTAAAGGTGTAGAAATTCTCGCTTATAAAGCGCAACTTTCTACTACAATGATGACGCTAAATAAGCCGCTTATTGTCGCATTAACTCATGGTCAATAG